In Novosphingobium kaempferiae, the DNA window GCGCCTCGCGCAGAACACCAAGGATCGGATCGCGGTTGCGCGCGGTGGCGGGGGCCTGTCGGCGCGCGTCGCGGGAGGGGGCTTCGTGCTGCATGGCAGAGCCATGGGGACTGCCATGACATCCTGCAAGTGGCGTATCGGACCAGATGGTGCGCCGGCCGGATCGAAAGCGGGGGGACGGGGGGCTGTCTATGCTTTCGGTCCGGCCGGTCGCGCCGGCGTCTCCCGGGACAGGGGGAGGGAGACGCCGGCTGTTCTTGTATCAGTGCCCGGAGGCGGGCTTGGCGCCCTTGGGCGGGCGCGGGGCCAGCCAGATGGTGGTCGCGGCGATGAACAGGGCGATGGCGCAGATGCCGAACAGTTCGGCGGTGCCGACCGCGACGCCCTGGTTCTCCACCAGCCGCGCGATCACGCCGCGCGCCTGCTCGGCGCTGTAGCCCTGCTGCTGGAGCATGTCCGACGTGGCGTCCGCGCCGTTGAGCACGCCCGCCAGTTCCGCGCCGCGCTCGCGGCCCATGTCGCTCCAGATGGTGGTGACGATGGCCGTCGCCACGGCGCCCGCGAGGGTACGTCCGAAGTTGGCGATGCCCGCCGCCGCCGCCGTCTCGTGCGGCTGCACCGAACTGAGGCTGATCGTCGTCAGCGGCACGATCATCAGCGAGACGCCGACGCCCTGCAGAAGCTGCGGCATGGCGATGGTCCAGAAGGTGATCTCGGTCGACCATGTCATGCGCATCAGCGAGCAGATGCCGATCCACGACACGCCGACGAAGACGATCAGGCGCGGGTCGAACCGCTTCATCAGCGCCGGTACGAAGGGTGAGGCGACAACCGCCAGCACGCCGCTGAACGCCATCGCCCTGCCCGCCTCCGTCGCGGTGTAGCCCATCGAGGTCTGGAGCCACTGCGGGATGATGACGATCGAGGCGAAGTAGGTGCCGAAGGCGATCGTCAGCGACAGCGTGGAGGCGGAGAAGCCCCGGTATCGGAACACCGACAGGTTCACGATGGGATGCTCCTCGGTCAGTTCCCAGATCAGGAACGCGACGAAGAACACCGCCGCTATGCAGGCCAGCGCGACGATCTTGGTGGACGAGAACCAGTCCTCGTCGCGGCCGAGGTCGAGCATCATCTGGAACGCGCCGACGAAAATGACGAGCAGCGCGAGGCCCACCTTGTCGATCGGCAGCTTCTGCGTCGGCGTTTCCTGCCCGCGCAGCAGCACCCAGACGCCGAAGAAGATCAGCGCCACGATCGGCACGTTGATGAAGAAGATCCACTCCCACGACCAGTTGTCGGAGATGTAGCCGCCGAGGATCGGGCCGGCGATCGGCGCGGTGACGATGGTCATCGCCCACATCGCCATGGCCTTGGGCTGCATCTCCTTGGGGAAGACCTTGAGCAGCAGCGTCTGCGTCAGCGGCATCAGCGGGCCGCCGCACAGGCCCTGCCCGAGACGGAAGATCACCAGCGCCGAGAGCGTGCCCGACAGGCCGCACAGCGTGGAGAACACGCCGAAACCGACCAGCGAGAACATGAAGACGCGCAAGGTTCCGAACCGGCCGGAGAGCCAGCCGGTCAGCGGCACGCAGATCGCCTCCGCCACCGCATAGGAGGTGATGACCCAGGTGCCGCTCGACACCGAGACCGCCAGCCCGCCCGCGATGTGCGGGACGGAGACGTTGGCGATGGTGGTGTCGAGGACGACGATGAAGTTCGCCATCGCGAGCACGAAGCCCGCGAGGATCAGCCTGGCGCCGGTCAGCGGAGCGGCCCCGCCCCCCTGCGCCGCAGCAGCCGGAGCGCCACCAGCCATCAGTCGTTGTCCGTCAGGTCGATCTCGGCTTCCATCGACAGGCCGACGCGCAGCGGGTGCTCCTTGAGCTCCTTGGGGTCGAGCTGGATGCGCACCGGCAGGCGCTGCACCACCTTGATCCAGTTGCCGGTCGCGTTCTGCGCCGGGATCAGCGAGAACGCCGCGCCGGTGCCGCCCGAGAAGCCGACGACCTTGCCGTGGTACTCCACGTCGCCGCCGTAGAAGTCGGAGGTCAGCGTCGCCTTCTGGCCCGAGCGGACCTTGCCGAGCTGGTCTTCCTTGAAGTTCGCATCGACGTAGAGCTGGGCGACCGGCACGATGGTCATCGCCGCCTGCCCGGTCTGGATGCGCTGGCCGACCTGAATGGTGCGGCGCGCGATCACGCCGTCGATGGGCGAGCGTACCACCGTGCGCTCGAGGTCCAGCTTCGCCTGCGCCAGCTGCGCCTGCGCGGCGAGGACTTCGGGCGCGGTCTGCTGCGTGGTGCCCTTGGTGAGCGCCACGGCGGCCTCTTCCTGACGGCGGGCGCTGCGGGCGTTTTCCTGCGCCTGCGAAACGGCGGCCTGCGCTTCCTGATACGATGCCTTCGCCGAGTCCAGCGCCTGCCGGGCCGAGGTCAGCTCATCGGCCGAGACCGCGCCCGAGCCTGCGAGGGCGGCGCGGCGCTTGTAGTCTTCCTGCGCCTTGGTCAGCGTCGCCTGCGCGGAGGCGAGGCCAGCGCGCGCGGTGTTGATCTGCGCCTCGTTCGCGCCCGCAGCCGCGCCGAGCGCCGCGTTGTTGGCGAGCGACTGGCCGTACTTGCGCTCGACCTGCGCCAGATTGGCCTCGGCCTGCTGGAGCGCGATCTTCTGGTCGGCATCCTCGATGCGGAACAGGAGCTGGCCCTTGCGCACCGGCTGGGTGTCGGTGACGAGCACCTCGACCACGCGGCCCGAGGTCAGCGGCGTGACCTGCGCGTTCTCCGCCGCGACATAGGCGTTGTCGGTCGAGACCGAACGGCTGGCGATGAACTCCTCATACAGGAACCATAGCCCGCCGATCACCACCACCGCGCCGCCGAGGCCGAGCAGGAGGTTCTTGCGCTTGCTCTTGTCTACCACGCTGCCGGATTCGGCTCCGCTGGCGTTCTGTTCACTCATCGGTCGTGGCTTTCTTGGCTGAATCGTCTGCGTAACCGCCGCCCAGGGCGCGCTTGAGCGCGACTTCGCTGGCGAGCGTGGCGAAGTGGGCGTCGACGGCGGCAAGCCGGGTGTCGAGCGCGGTGGTCTCGACGCTCAGCGCGTCGATGTAGGTGCTGAGGCCGCCCTTGTAGCGCTGGAGCGCAAGGTCGTAGGCGGCGTCCGCCTCGGTCCGGGCGACGAGCGCGTGGCGCTCCTGTTCGGCAGCCGAGGTGCGCGCCGAAAGCGCGTCGGCGACTTCCTGCAGCGCGCCGATCACGGCCTTGTTGTAGCTGGCGACGGTGGTGTCGTAGCCGCCGCGGGCAAGGCGATACTGGCCCGAGAGCTTGCCGCCCTGGAAGATCGGCAGGCTGACCGCCGCGCCCGCGTTGCCGAAGTCGGACCCGTCGTCGAACAGGTGCGAGAGGCCGAGCGAACTGAGCCCGATCAGCCCGCTGAGCGAGATGTCCGGCAGGAACGACTTCTTGGCGTATTCCACGCCCTTGTCCGCCGCCTGCACCAGCTTGCGCGCCACCACGATGTCGGGGCGGCGACCGGCGAGCGCGATGCCCGCGTCGCTGGGCACCGGGGTCGGCTCTATCGTCGCGATCGGCGGGGGGGTGAGCGTCAGCGTGCGATCGGGACCGGCGCCCATCAGCGCGGCGATCGCGTGGCGGCGCTTGTCGATCTGCTCCATGTTGGCGGCGACATCGACGCGGGCACGCGCGGCAAGCGCGTTCGACTGGCGCGACGAGCTCTGGTTGTCGATGCCCTGCTGCACGCGCTGGCCGGTCAGCTTGGCCGATCCTTCGCGCGCCGCCAGCGTCGCTTCGAGCACCTTCTGGCGTTCGAGCAGGCGGCCGAGATCGAAGTAGGAGGACACCACTTCGGAGGCGAGCACCAGTTCGGCCTGCCGCTCGTCGGCGACGGCGGCCTCGCTCGCCGACGTGGCGGCGGCGAGCAGCGCGCGGTTCTTGCCCCAGATGTCGAGCGTCAGGTTGGCCGACACGCCGAGCATGCCATAGTCCTTCCAGCCCTTGGGCAGCGCTTCGGCCGGGGTGCCGTTGTTGTAGCTCTGCTTCTCGACCGAGGCCGAGCCCGATGCGCCGATCTGCGGCAGCAGCGCCGCGCGCGAGGATTCGAGCGCGCCCTGCGCCTGCCGGATGCGGGCGAGCGCTGTGGCGACATCGGGCGAATTCCTGATCGCCTCGTCCACCAGCCCGTCGAGCTGCGGATCGCCATAGGCGGTCCACCAGCGCTCCTGCGGCCATTCGGCGGACGTGCCCTGGATCGAGGCCGCACTGTCGAGGCTCGACGGCGGGCGCAGCTCGGGACGCGGCCCAAGATTGGGCGCGCCGCACGCAGCGAGCGAGGTGGTGGCGATCAGCAGCGCGGCCGTCGCGACTCGGGAGGAGAATTTTGTACTCATCGGTACGGCTTTAATCGTTTCATGGGTTGCGGCTGTCAATCAAAAACTGTACTGAAGAGTACACCATGGCAGAAAAGACAGGTCTCTCGAAGCGCGAGCTCAACAAGGTGCGCAAGCGCGCGGAAATCGTCGGCGTCGCCTCGCGCATGTTCCTCGAACAAGGTTACGCCACGACGACGATGTCGGCGATCGCCGACGCGCTCGGCGGGTCGAAGGCGACGCTCTGGGCGCATTTCTCCTCCAAGGAAGATCTCTTCGCCGCCACCGTGGACCTCCATGTCGAGACTTTCGCGCGCGATATCGACGAAGTGCTGACCGGGCAGAGCTTCTCCGTGCCCGCCCTGCGCCGCGCGTGCCTGCGCTTCATCGACTGCCTGCTGCGCGAGAACTCGGTGCTGCTCTACCGGCTGGTCGTCAGCGAGGGGGAGCGGTTCCCGGAGATCAAGGAAACGTTCTACACCCGCGGCCCCGCCAAGCTGCGCTGCGCCATCGCCTCGTTCTTCGCAACCCGCTTCGAGGAGGAGGAAGCGCGCAGGCTGACGCAGCTTACGGTGTCGGCGGTGACGGGCTACCGCACCGACGTGCTGCTGCGTCCCGGCGGCGCGACGCACGCGGAGCATGAGGCCTTCGTCGACAACCTGCTCTCGCACGTGGGCTGGCCAGCGGATTGAGGCCTGCACGTAAACCGCTTCGTCATTGCGAGCGCAGCGAAGCAATCCAGGATCGGCACGTGGCGTTGGATTGCTTCGCTGCGCTCGCAATGACGAGGTAAGAGCCCCAACCGCCCGAGCGATCACTCGCCCCCGTCCCCATTCGGGGTTGGACGCGCGCGCATGGCCTCGGCCATCCTTTCCCCACGGCTGGAGGAGAGGAGAAGCCCATGAGCGACGAAACGTCGGCCGCGATCCGCGACGCGCGCAAGGACTGGAGCATCGAGCATCGCGAGATGTACCTGCGCTCCGGCGGGGCGGAAGGGCACATCATGGACCTCACGCCCGTCGGCGGCCGGTCCTTCGCGACGCACTGCCTGGTCAAGTACGTCGGCCGCAAGAGCGGCAAGGTCTTCATCACCCCGCTCTGCTACGCCGACATCGGCGGCGAGGTGGTCGTCTGCGGCTCCAAGGGCGGGGCGGACCACCACCCGGCCTGGTATCTCAACATCATCGAGGACGAGCGGGTCGACTTCCAGATCGCCACGCAGGCCTACCGCGCGACCTGGCGCGAGCCCGAGGGCGCCGAGCGCGAGAAGGTCTGGAACTTCTTCATCGACTGCCACCCCTTCTACGCGGGCTACCAGACGTCGACCGAGCGCGTGCTGCCCTTGCTGATGATGAAGGCCGTCGAGCCCCTGCCCGTCTTCACCGCCGAGGACGCCACCGGCATCCGCCAGTTCTAGGCGCCAGTTCCGAGAGTACATATGAGCGACGACTTCGACACTTCCGACATCGACAACTACCTAGGCAAGCCGATGGACTTCTCGCCCTTGCGTGAGGTCATCGCCCCCAACGACATCCGCCGCTGGGTCCATGCGATGCACTATCCCAACCTCGCCCACTTCGATCCGGCGACGATCGCCGCGAGCACCTGGGGCCGCCTCGTCGCGCCGCAGAGCTTCGCCATCGCCACCGACGACGGCCACGGCGCCGCGCCCGCCTGCGTCGGCAAGATCGAGAACTCGCACCTGCTGTTCGGCGGCGACGAGTGGTGGTTCCATGGCCCGCGCATCGAGCCGGGCGACGTGGTCACCAACACCCGCGTGCCGTTCGACTACACCGTCAAGCAGACCGGCTTCGGCCCCACCTGCTTCCAGCGCGGCGACAACAACTACTCCAACCAGAAGGGCGAGGAGATCGCCCGCCAGCGCTCCACCTCGATCCGCTACCGCGCGGCGGCGGGCGGCGAGAACGTCAAGACCGACGACTTCGAGGAGCCCGAATGGACCGACGCGGCGCAGGAGGAGATGGAGGAGCGCCGCTTCGCCTGGGTGAAGATGCTCCACGACCTCGGCAACAAGGAGCGCTGGTGGGATGACGTGGCGGTGGGCGACCAGCTGCCCGAGCGCGTCTTCGGCCCCCACTCCATCGCCAGCTTCGCGACCGAGTGGCGCGCCTATATCGTCAACACCTGGGGCACGCTGGACTTGCGCAAGCAGGATCTGGAGGGCCTCGGCTTCACGCGCGAGATGGCCGGGTACGAGAACGACCCCGAGATGCTGAAGGTGAACCCCTTCCTCACCGATGGCGCCTATTACGGCCCGTCGCGCGGGCACCTCTTCGCCAAGTACGCCCGCCGCATCGGCATGCCGCGCGGCTACGGCTACGGCGCGTCGATGGGATCGTGGGTGACGGACTTCCTGTCCGGCTGGGCAGGCCAGCACGGCATGGTGGTCCACTCGGTCGCCAACTATCGCGGGCCCGCGCTGACCGGCGACGTGACGATCCAGACGGCGGAAGTCACCGAGAAGTCGGTGGACGACCGGGGCCGCCACCTCGTCCATGTGAAGCACCTGATGAAGAACCAGAAGGGCACGACGATGTGTACCGGCACGGCGGAAATCGCGCTGCCGAAGAAGGTGGGGTGAGACACTCGTCATCCCGGCGTAGGCCGGGACCGTGGGCTGTCTTTAGACGCAGCCCGTCGTCAGGGAACCCTGCCGATGGGCATGCTGTTCACGGCCCGCGGTCCCGGCCTTCGCCGGGATGACGACCATATCGCTTACGCCAGCACCCCGCCGGTCGAAACCGTCTCCACCCGCCCGGCGATCCACGCTTCGCCCGCCGCATCCTGCGTGCAGTAGACGAGGCCGTCCGCCCCCACCTTGCGCCCCTGCGCCGCGACATAGCTGCCCTCGGCCAGCCCCTCCGCGAACAGGTACTGCGCCACCGCCGCGTTGAGGCTGCCGGTGACGGGATCCTCGACCATCTTGCCCGCCGGATCGGCAAAGAAGGCGCGCAGCTCGAACTGCGCCGCACCGCCCGGCTCGCAGGGGCCGAGCAGCGCCACATCGGTGCCCTTGGGTGCCTTCGCGACCGGCTCCGCCGCCAGGACCGCTTCCGCCGTGCGCAAGTGAAGCAGCTTCCAGCCCGGCCCGTTGGAGGCGTGGACCGCCGCCACGACATCCTCCTCCCGCGCGCCGGTCAGCCGCAGCACGTCGGCGCGATCCTCCGCATCCAGCGGGCCGGAGCGGATCAGCGGCGGCGCGCGGAACGCCAGCCGCCCCTCCTCCTGCCGCACTTCGACGAGGCCGATGCCGCATTCCTGCACCACGCGCCCCGCCTCATGCGGAGCGCCCCCGGCGGCGAGCCACGCATGCGCAGTGCCCAGCGTCGGGTGCCCGGCGAAGGGCAGTTCGCCCGCCGGGTAGAAGATGCGCACGCGATAATCGGCCCTCGGGTCGGTCGGCGGCAGCAGGAAGGTCGTCTCCGAAAAGCCCAGCCACTGCGTCAACCGCAGCATCTGCGCGTCGCTCAGCCCCTCGCCGCCGCGCACCACGGCCAGCGGGTTGCCGCTGAGCGGACCGGAACCGAAGACGTCGACCAGATCGAGAAGCATCACATATCCTCATGCAGCTATTTGCACTTTTGAACGTTTGATCGCAGGCACGCCCCGCATCGTCACGCCAACCGGCAGACCGGCGCGCGGTTCATCGCCGGTTGTCATGCCGCGGTCCAGAGCGGACGTCGGAATTCACGAATGCACATCGCAGGAGAAGTACCATGAAGAAGTCCCTGCTGGCGCTGGCCGCCTTCGCCGCCACCGTCACCGCCCTGCCGATCACGCCTGCGCTGGCTGACCCGCCGCGCTGGGCCGACCGCGACCGCGACGGGCGCAACGATCGCTGGGACCGCCACGACAATCGCCGCGACGACCGTCGGGGCTGGCGCGGTGACAACCGCTACGACGACCGTGGCCGCTATCGCCAACCCCACCGCATGACCCGTAACGACCGCGCATGGCGCGGCAACGACGGGCGCTACTATTGCAAGCGCGACAACGGCACGACCGGCCTCATCATCGGTGCGGGCGTCGGCGCGCTGGCCGGCCACCAGATCGCCGGGCGCGGCGACCGCACCCTCGGCGCGATCCTCGGCGGCGTGGCAGGCGGCGCGCTGGGCCGCGAGATCGACAAGGGCGGCCTGCAGTGCCGCTGATCTGAGCGGTCGGTCCGGGAACGAGAGGCGCGCTGTCCGAAAGGGCGGCGCGCTTTTTCTTTGGGCTGCCTCTTACGTGGATCGCGCGATGACGATCCGGACACCCTTCGTCATTGCGAGCGTAGCGAAGCAATCCATGCGGTGGGGGCCGACCATGGATTGCTTCGCTACGCTCGCAATGACGAAAGAGAGGGAGCACCCACCTCCAAACCCGCTCAGGCTGAGCGGGGGCAGGGGAACGGATTTCTACTTCCCCAGCAGATCGACGAACATCCCTTCCACCCGCGCCTTGTCCACGCGGTAGACCACATCGACGTCCTGTTCGCCCATGCCCGGCCCCTTGCCTGCGGGCCACGCCAGCAGCGCGCCGTAGTTGGCGCCCGGCATAAGGTCGACGTCCATGGCGAGTTGCCCCTTGC includes these proteins:
- a CDS encoding DHA2 family efflux MFS transporter permease subunit, giving the protein MAGGAPAAAAQGGGAAPLTGARLILAGFVLAMANFIVVLDTTIANVSVPHIAGGLAVSVSSGTWVITSYAVAEAICVPLTGWLSGRFGTLRVFMFSLVGFGVFSTLCGLSGTLSALVIFRLGQGLCGGPLMPLTQTLLLKVFPKEMQPKAMAMWAMTIVTAPIAGPILGGYISDNWSWEWIFFINVPIVALIFFGVWVLLRGQETPTQKLPIDKVGLALLVIFVGAFQMMLDLGRDEDWFSSTKIVALACIAAVFFVAFLIWELTEEHPIVNLSVFRYRGFSASTLSLTIAFGTYFASIVIIPQWLQTSMGYTATEAGRAMAFSGVLAVVASPFVPALMKRFDPRLIVFVGVSWIGICSLMRMTWSTEITFWTIAMPQLLQGVGVSLMIVPLTTISLSSVQPHETAAAAGIANFGRTLAGAVATAIVTTIWSDMGRERGAELAGVLNGADATSDMLQQQGYSAEQARGVIARLVENQGVAVGTAELFGICAIALFIAATTIWLAPRPPKGAKPASGH
- a CDS encoding glycine zipper 2TM domain-containing protein; the protein is MKKSLLALAAFAATVTALPITPALADPPRWADRDRDGRNDRWDRHDNRRDDRRGWRGDNRYDDRGRYRQPHRMTRNDRAWRGNDGRYYCKRDNGTTGLIIGAGVGALAGHQIAGRGDRTLGAILGGVAGGALGREIDKGGLQCR
- a CDS encoding HlyD family efflux transporter periplasmic adaptor subunit is translated as MSEQNASGAESGSVVDKSKRKNLLLGLGGAVVVIGGLWFLYEEFIASRSVSTDNAYVAAENAQVTPLTSGRVVEVLVTDTQPVRKGQLLFRIEDADQKIALQQAEANLAQVERKYGQSLANNAALGAAAGANEAQINTARAGLASAQATLTKAQEDYKRRAALAGSGAVSADELTSARQALDSAKASYQEAQAAVSQAQENARSARRQEEAAVALTKGTTQQTAPEVLAAQAQLAQAKLDLERTVVRSPIDGVIARRTIQVGQRIQTGQAAMTIVPVAQLYVDANFKEDQLGKVRSGQKATLTSDFYGGDVEYHGKVVGFSGGTGAAFSLIPAQNATGNWIKVVQRLPVRIQLDPKELKEHPLRVGLSMEAEIDLTDND
- a CDS encoding nitroreductase/quinone reductase family protein gives rise to the protein MSDETSAAIRDARKDWSIEHREMYLRSGGAEGHIMDLTPVGGRSFATHCLVKYVGRKSGKVFITPLCYADIGGEVVVCGSKGGADHHPAWYLNIIEDERVDFQIATQAYRATWREPEGAEREKVWNFFIDCHPFYAGYQTSTERVLPLLMMKAVEPLPVFTAEDATGIRQF
- a CDS encoding PhzF family phenazine biosynthesis protein — its product is MLLDLVDVFGSGPLSGNPLAVVRGGEGLSDAQMLRLTQWLGFSETTFLLPPTDPRADYRVRIFYPAGELPFAGHPTLGTAHAWLAAGGAPHEAGRVVQECGIGLVEVRQEEGRLAFRAPPLIRSGPLDAEDRADVLRLTGAREEDVVAAVHASNGPGWKLLHLRTAEAVLAAEPVAKAPKGTDVALLGPCEPGGAAQFELRAFFADPAGKMVEDPVTGSLNAAVAQYLFAEGLAEGSYVAAQGRKVGADGLVYCTQDAAGEAWIAGRVETVSTGGVLA
- a CDS encoding FAS1-like dehydratase domain-containing protein is translated as MSDDFDTSDIDNYLGKPMDFSPLREVIAPNDIRRWVHAMHYPNLAHFDPATIAASTWGRLVAPQSFAIATDDGHGAAPACVGKIENSHLLFGGDEWWFHGPRIEPGDVVTNTRVPFDYTVKQTGFGPTCFQRGDNNYSNQKGEEIARQRSTSIRYRAAAGGENVKTDDFEEPEWTDAAQEEMEERRFAWVKMLHDLGNKERWWDDVAVGDQLPERVFGPHSIASFATEWRAYIVNTWGTLDLRKQDLEGLGFTREMAGYENDPEMLKVNPFLTDGAYYGPSRGHLFAKYARRIGMPRGYGYGASMGSWVTDFLSGWAGQHGMVVHSVANYRGPALTGDVTIQTAEVTEKSVDDRGRHLVHVKHLMKNQKGTTMCTGTAEIALPKKVG
- a CDS encoding efflux transporter outer membrane subunit — encoded protein: MSTKFSSRVATAALLIATTSLAACGAPNLGPRPELRPPSSLDSAASIQGTSAEWPQERWWTAYGDPQLDGLVDEAIRNSPDVATALARIRQAQGALESSRAALLPQIGASGSASVEKQSYNNGTPAEALPKGWKDYGMLGVSANLTLDIWGKNRALLAAATSASEAAVADERQAELVLASEVVSSYFDLGRLLERQKVLEATLAAREGSAKLTGQRVQQGIDNQSSSRQSNALAARARVDVAANMEQIDKRRHAIAALMGAGPDRTLTLTPPPIATIEPTPVPSDAGIALAGRRPDIVVARKLVQAADKGVEYAKKSFLPDISLSGLIGLSSLGLSHLFDDGSDFGNAGAAVSLPIFQGGKLSGQYRLARGGYDTTVASYNKAVIGALQEVADALSARTSAAEQERHALVARTEADAAYDLALQRYKGGLSTYIDALSVETTALDTRLAAVDAHFATLASEVALKRALGGGYADDSAKKATTDE
- a CDS encoding TetR/AcrR family transcriptional regulator translates to MAEKTGLSKRELNKVRKRAEIVGVASRMFLEQGYATTTMSAIADALGGSKATLWAHFSSKEDLFAATVDLHVETFARDIDEVLTGQSFSVPALRRACLRFIDCLLRENSVLLYRLVVSEGERFPEIKETFYTRGPAKLRCAIASFFATRFEEEEARRLTQLTVSAVTGYRTDVLLRPGGATHAEHEAFVDNLLSHVGWPAD